From the Thermodesulfobacteriota bacterium genome, the window AACAATAAGCGACCTTATCGATTCCACAATAGGATCGAGTACTCCGAGGAGCAGAAGTGCGATTATTATGTAGAAACCGTATGGTTCCAACTTGATGAGCGTGTATTTTAGATCTCCAGAGACAAATCCCATAAGGATCTTTGAGCCATCAAGTGGTGGAATAGGGATGAGGTTAAAAGAGGCAAGAATGATATTGACCCGCGCAAAGTATGAGAGAACCAAATAAGGGACGGATCCAAAAGAAAAAGCCAGAACTTTTATGAGAAACAATGAGAAAAAGGCAAGTAGGATGTTTGTGAGTATTCCTGATGCGGAAACAAAGATCGTTGCCCATTTCGTGTCTCTAAGGCTATAAAAATTCACAGGAACCGGCTTTGCCCATCCGAATCCAAAAAGAAACAGAGTCAAAGTCCCTATTGGATCGAGATGTTTTAGCGGATTAAGCGTCAACCTTCCATACCACCTTTGGCTTCTGTCTCCCAGAACGTAGGCTGAATAGGCGTGGGCAACCTCGTGAAAGACGATCGCGTAGATAAGTGGGATTGAGAGGCAGAAGAAGGCTAGAGGGTTCTCGAAAAGCAGTTCTATAAGCACGCGTACTTTTGTACCACAGTACGGTTTTTCGTATCAAGTCGATTTTTTTAAGAAAAATCAACGAAAAAGACTTGCATATTTTGCAAAATTAGCTATATTAAGTGTTTACAGAGTGTGGCAAAGCCACAAAAAAAATGGATAAAGGAGGGGGTCTATGACAAAGGCAGAACTCGTAAGCAAAATGGCAGAAAGTGCAGGAATTACAAAAGCCGCTGCGAGTAAAGCCCTGGATGCATTTGTTGAGGCTGTAAAGTCGGCTTTAAAGAAGGAGGAAAAGGTTACTCTTGTCGGGTTTGGGACATTTAGCGTGGTAAAGAGGAAGGCAAGGAAGGGTAGAAACCCAAGAACCGGTAAGGAGATCAAAATACCTGCGCGGACTGTTCCTAAGTTCACAGCAGGAAAAGCTCTAAGAGAGGCTGTTTAGATGGTATCGGCCCCCCTTCGGGGGGCTTTGAGTTTCTCTACTAGTTGCCTTGCCAACTCGTCAGCGGATTCCCATGATCCTTTTTCTTTGATTTTCCCAAAAGTACTTCCATCCTGAGAACCAAAAAAAACGTAAAGGGTAAAAAAATCACCTTCCGATTCCACGTTAACTCCCAAAGGAACGTGACAACCTCCTCCTATGAGTTTCTGGATCTTTCTTTCAAGCTCAACTTCCTTCCACGTCTTTTCGTGGTTAATTCTACTTACAATGTCGAAAAACTCGGAATCTTCTCTCACTTCTATGCCGATTGCCCCTTGGCCAGCACACGGCACAAGAAGATCTTGGGGAATGATGGATTTGGCGTATCTTTCGAGTCCCAACCTTTTAAGTCCACAGTAGGCGAGGATAATTCCGTGTAAATTTTCGGTAGCTATTTTTTTTATCCTGGTTTCAACGTTACCCCTGATCGGTACAAATTGAACCTTGCCCAGAAGTCCAAGAAGTTGTACGGTTCGTCTTACACTGCTTGTGCCTATCTTCGAGTCTTCAGGAAGCTCAAAAAGGGTCTCGTAATTAAAGGAAACAAAGGCATCACGGGGATCATCCCTCTCTAAAACGGCTGCGATCTTTAAGCCATCTTTTAACTCTGTTGGAACGTCTTTCATACTATGTACAGCTATGTCTATTTCTTTGGCGATAAGAGCCTCTTCTATCTCCTTTATGAAGAAACCCTTTCCTTTTATTTCGTGCAATGGTTTGTCCCAGATAGTATCCCCTGTAGTCTTTATAACTTTTACCCTAACTTCTATGTCAGGATTTAGAGACTTTAGGGCTTCTATGGCGATTTCTGTCTGCTTTAAGGCAAGCCTACTCCCTCTCGTTCCTACAATAAGCCTCTTCTTCATTTTTTTCAAACCTAAAAAGCTTTTTTACCCTTTCTATCGTCTCAAAGTCCGGATTCCTCTTTACTAGCTCTATATAGGGATGCAAAAGCTTTTTTACTATGGACCGAGTAAGATAATCTAGAGTTTCGTAAAGAGCTTCGTTAGGGCTCTCAATTTTTTTTAGGGCCTTTTTAACCTCGTTCTTCCTCATAGTTTCTGCGTAATTTATCATATGGATTATTAAAGGCTTAGTATCGAAGTGGTCCAAAATGAGGGGAAGTTTTTTTGTTTCCTCCTCGATTATCTCTTTAGCCCTTTGAGCCTCATTCATCCTGTCCTTTAAATGTTTTTCCGAAAGTTCTTTAAGATCGTCTATGTTAAAAAGGTATACATTCTCGATATCATTCACATCCGGGTCAACATCCCTAGGCAGAGCTATGTCGATTATGAAGAGGGGCTTAAATTTCCTAATTCTCATAGCCTTAAGGACAGTCTCCTTTTTTAGGATAAACTCCTGGCTTCCGGTAGATGTGAGGATAAGATCAACCTCCGTAAGTAATCTTTCCATTTCGGAAAAAGGCAAAGCTTCTCCCACTATCTCTTCTGCGAGCTTTTTCGCATTTGAAAATGTCCTGTTAACGATGTAGACCTTTGCGATCCCTTCTTTTTTGAAATGCTTTAGCGCTATCTTTGTCATCTCTCCAGCGCCTATCGTCAGTATCTTTTTTTCCTTCAGATTTCCGAATATCTTTTTTGCCATCTCGCATGCCATGGAACTTACAGAAAGGGGATTATAACCGATCTTTGTTTCTGTTCTTACTCTTTTTGCCACACTAAATACCCGATGGAAGATTTTATTGGAGAAAAAACCAGTCGAATTGTTAAAAGTGGCAATCCTATAAGCTTCCTTGACCTGACCTAGAATCTGGGGTTCCCCTATTACCATGGAATCGAGTCCGCATGCGACAAATAAAAGATGCCTATACGCGTCTTCCCCATAAAGACGATACGTATGGTCGTTGAGAATCGATTCATCCACTTTTAAAAACTCCCTTAAAGAGTCTTTCACGAGGGCAAGCTCAACTTCCGGTTCTTCCGAAAAAAGGTAGACCTCCGTTCTGTTACAAGTTGAAAGAAAAACGACTTCCCTAATTCCCCTTCTTTTCAATTCGCTTGTAAGATCGCTTATTTTTTCTTCGTTAAGGTAAAACTTCTCCCTTATCTCTAGGGGTGCCGTTTTATGGTTGAGACCCAAAACTACTATCTGCATCAGAGGTACGAGTGCCTCCCTCCCATTAAGTAGTTAACCCCTAAAAAAGTTATGAGTATGCAGAGAAAGCCCAAGATCATAACGTAGGCAGTCTTTCTTCCCATCCAGCCCACTAGAAGCCTCCTGTGGATTAAAATTGCGTAAATAAGCCACGTAATAAGGGACCAGACCTCCTTTGGGTCCCAGCTCCAGTAGGAACCCCAGGCTAAACTAGCCCAAAGAGAACCCGTAATTATTCCGGTTGTTAGGAAAGGAAAACCTATCGATATGCACCTCACATTTATCCGATCAAGAAGTTCAAGGGAGGGTAGTTTTTTTATAAAGGGGGGAAGCCTTTTCTTTTTTATGTAGCTTTCAGTTATGAGGTAGAGAACAGAGACCATAAAGCTTGTGAAAAATACCGCGTGTCCAATAAATGAGAATATCGTGTGGATCGGTAGATAGTGACTTCTAAGGATGGGAGGGAGGGGTTTTATCTCGTGGGGAAGGAAGGTGGATATAATGAGGATTATAGAGATTGCGGGAAGAATAAAAGAACCAAGAACTTTCGCACTATAAGCATCCCTCAAAAAGATGAAGAAAGACCCAACTAAAAAGGCTAAAAAGGATAATGACTCATAAAGGTTAGTTATTGGAGTATAACCTGCTTCGATGTATCTCACAATGAGACTTAAAAAATGGACCGAAACCCCTCCCAAAAGGAAAAAGAACCCTTTTTTTTCTAGTGCCTCCCTTCCTAAAGCGAAGTATAAAAGGTAAAAAAATGTGGAGATGAGGTAAAAGACGAGAGAAGCGTAAAAAATGTAGATATTCATTCCTTATCCAACCCTGCTATTAACTCTTTTATCTTTTTCGTGCTCATATTTGCCAGTTCCTCGACAGTAAAGCCAGAAATCTTTTCGAATAGAAGCTTCCGCTTTTCTTCCTCCTTTACTTTACTTATGAGTTCTGCCCTCAATTTTCCTATCTTTGATAGGTATTTAACGTAATCTTTCGTTAAAAATTTTCCGATCTCTCGTTTTAGCCTTTTGGAGAGATGAGGAAGTTTACCCTGCGTAGATATAGCAATTACGATCGAGCCCCTCTTTACTATGGAAGGCATAATAAAATCGCAAAGGGATGGGTCATCAACTGAACTTACAAGAAGACCTCTTTCTTTCGCATCAAAGACCACCTTTTTATTAATTTCATTATCATTAGTTGCGGAAATCACAAAATCAACACCGTCCAAATCCTGAGGATCGTATTTTTTCTCTATAACCTCTATAAGTCCTTTGTTACCAAGTAGTCTGAGCCCTTTTCTTAGGTTGGGACTAACGACTTTTATTTTAGCTTTAAAACGTAATAGCATGCGTATCTTTCTTTCAGCAACTTTTCCTCCACCGACAATAAGAAATCTTTTACGTGAAAGGTCAAGAAAAAGAGGGAAGTACTTGAGCTCAGTATCTGATCTCAAAAGTGTTAAATTCTCCCTTGTACTCTTCCTTTTTTACCTCCACACTGTCAACAGATGCACCTGGCGGCCCTATCCAGCACCATTTTACGAGTTCATCTATGTCTTTGCTTTCTCCCTCGCATACGATCTCTACACTTCCGTCCCTTAAGTTTCTAACCCATCCTGTTATTTTGAGCTTTTGTGCCATCTTCATCGTGTTGTGCCTGAAAAAGACCCCTTGGACTATCCCTTTTACAATGATGTGGGCCCTCTCTTTCATTTGTTCTCGTCCAATTGATTTAAGAAGGGCGTTTCATTATAAATAACATAAAGGTTTTTCCAAAATCAAAAAACCGGGAGGAGAGCATGTACTTGGGTCTCGATATCGGTTCCATAAGCGTAAATGTGGTTGTGATGGACGACAAAAACGATATCGTATTCGAAAGGTACATTAGACATAAAGGAAGACCTTTGGAAGTCGCAAAAGAAGTAGTAAAACAAGCTATGAAAGATTACGATATAGACTTTATCTCCACAACGGGCACAGGCGCAAAGATCTTTGCCCAAAAGATAGGAGCCACATTCGTAAACGAAATTGTGGCTCTTTCCAAGTCTTTTAGCCGTCTATACCCACACATAAAGACGGTTATAGACATAGGCGGGGAGGATTCAAAACTGATAATTTTTGAAAGCGTAGATGGAAAGTTAAAGATAAAAGACTTTTCAATGAACACTTTATGTGCCGCCGGGACCGGTTCATTTTTAGACCAGCAGGCATCGAGACTTAAGCTTACGATAGAAGAGTTCGGAGATATAGCCCTAAAGTCGAAAAATCCTCCGAGGATAGCAGGAAGGTGTACAGTTTTTGCTAAAACTGACATGATCCACCTTCAACAGATCGCAACACCCGACTACGAGATCGTGGCCGGTCTTTGTTACGCATTGGCACGCAATTTCAAAGGTAACATAGCCAAAGGAAAGGACGTTGAAAAGCCTGTTGCGTTTGTTGGTGGAGTTGCGGCAAACAAGGGGATGATAAAAGCTATAAAGGACGTATTTTCACTTGAAGACGGAGATCTAATAATCCCTCAACACTTCACATCTATGGGTGCCATAGGAGCGGTTTTTGCGGTACTCGAAAATCTGTCCTTGAGGCAAGATTTTAAGGGTTTCGATGAGCTAGATGAGTATCTTAGATTGGAAATGGAAGGTGAGACCCAGGAAAGACTTTCAATATCTCAAGAGAATCTCAATGTCTCGTATGAGATAAAGCCAATTACGGAAAAGACAGAAGCTTACCTCGGTGTTGATGTGGGCTCAATAAGTACAAATCTTGTCGTAATAGACAAAGATAAAAACGTTCTAGCGAAAAGGTACCTTATGACTGAAGGAAGGCCCCTTGAGGCCGTAAAGAGGGGATTAAAAGAGATAGGCGAGGAGATAGGAGACAAGGTGATAATAGTTGGAGCTGGTACGACAGGTTCAGGAAGGTACCTTACCGCAGATTTTATCGGAGCGGACATAGTGAGAAACGAAATAACAGCACAAGCGGAGGCAGCGATAAACATAGACCCCGAGGTCGATACGATATTCGAGATTGGTGGTCAGGATTCAAAGTACATAAGCATAGACAGAGGGGTAATCGTAGACTTTGAAATGAATAAGGCCTGTGCTGCCGGAACAGGATCCTTCCTTGAAGAACAGGCAGAAAGGCTTGGCATATCGATAAAAGAGGAGTTTGGGAAACTAGCCTTAGAATCGAAAAATCCGGTAAAAATGGGTGAACGGTGCACGGTCTTTATTGAGTCCGATCTTGTCCATCATCAGCAGAAAGGAGCAAAAACGGAAGACCTAGTAAGCGGTCTTTCGTACTCAATAGTAAAGAACTACATAAACAAGGTCGTTGGGGATAGAAAAATAGGAAATAGGATATTCTTTCAGGGAGGGACAGCCTTTAACAAAGGGGTTGTGGCTGCCTTTGAGACTGTGCTTAAAAGGCCCATAAGGGTTCCCCCTCACCATGACGTGACAGGAGCAATAGGAGTTGCAATCCTTGCCATGAAAGAGCGTACATGGGAAAAGAGTTCATTTAAAGGGTTCGATTTGAGCAAAAGGAACTACGAGATCGAGACCTTCGAGTGTAAAGGATGTGAAAATCTCTGTGAGATAAGGAAGGTCAAGGTGGAGGGAGAATCACCTCTCTATTACGGAAGTAGGTGTGAGAAGTACGATGTTGTAAGAAGGACAAAAAAAGTGGAGATGAAGGACTACTTTAAGATCAGGGAGGAGCTACTCATAAAAACTTATGACAGAGAAAGTAGTGGAGAGCCTATCGGTGTTCCTTTGATTCTCTACTCTCACGAGTTCTTTCCTTTCTGGAAGGCTTTTCTCTCAGAGCTTGGGTTTTCGGTTGTTCCATCAGATCCGACAAACAAAAGGATAATAAGAGAAGGCGTGGAAAACGTGATCGTCGAGAGTTGTTTTCCGGTTAAACTTGCGCATGGACATGTCCTAAACCTCATAGAAAAAGGTGTAAAGACCATATTTTTGCCCAGTGTGATAAATATCAAGAGTCCTTCAAGAATAGTATCGAATACTTTTGTATGTCCGTACGCACAGTCCTTCCCTTACACTGTGAAAGGTTCCATCGATTTTGATGAAAAAGGGGTAAAGGTTCTAACTCCAGTTGTGTATTTCGGCCAGGGTGAGGATTTGACCCTTAAAAACCTCATCGATTTTGGAAAGAAGATAAAAAGATCAAAGAAAGATGTGAAGAGAGCATACGAAGTGGCAAAAAAAGTTCAGGATGAGTTTTATAAAAGATGCCTCAAGCTCGGTATGGAGTATCTCGAAATGCTAGGCGATGAAAAGATGGGAATGGTAATAATTGGAAGGCCGTACAATAGCTTCGATCCGGGAGCTAACCTGAATATCCATAGGAAGCTTATGGATCTTGGAGTTTTTCCGGTCCCGTATGATATGCTACCTATCCTTGAAGGTGCTGAAGATGATGAGGATCTCAAAGACATGTACTGGGGATACGGACAGAAGATCTTGAGGGCAGCAAAGTTTGTAAAAGAAAGGCAGAACCTTTACCCCATCTACATAACGAACTTCGGATGTGGCCCTGACTCATTCATCACCCATTTCTTCAAAAGGATCGTAGGTTCAAAGCCTTTTTTACAGCTGGAGATAGACGAACACAGCGCAGATGCGGGTATTATTACGAGACTGGAAGCTTTTTTGGATAGTATAAGGCACGCAAAGAGAAAAGAGAGTCAAACTGTGAAAAAGATTAGAGTATTTACGACCAATGGGAAAAGAAAGATATACATCCCCCATATGTGTGACCATTCTTATCCGTTTGCAAGTGCTTTTAGGGCTTGTGGGGTCGATGCAGAGGTTATGGAACCGTCCAATGAGGATACTTTGGTTTTAGGTAGGAAATTCACGTCTGGCAGGGAATGTTATCCATGCATTTTAACAACCGGTGATATGGTAAAAACCGCCTTAAGGGAAGACTTTGACCCCAAAAGGAGCGCGTTTTTTATGCCCTCGGGAGGTGGTCCGTGCAGGTTCGGTCAGTACCATAGATTCCATAGGCTTGTCTTAGACGAGTTAGGCTTTGAAGATGTTCCTATCTACGCTCCAAATCAGGATCATAGGTTTTACCAGGAATTGAACATAATGGGAAAGAAGTTCAAAAGGCTAGGCTGGAAGGCAATTGTTTCTGTGGATCTTATGACAAAACTTCTTCATGAGATAAGGCCTAGAGAGATAAATAAAGGAGAGGCGGACAGGGTTTATAAGGAATGCCTTGAGAAGGTTTGCCGCTCCATAGAAAGGGACGCCATAGACTTTATGGAGGTTTTACAAGATGTTCTAAGAGCCATGCTTTCAGTCCCAAGATACAATGACGAAAGGCCGATCGTTGGAATAGTCGGAGAGATATACGTAAGACAGAACGCTTTCAGTAACAGCGAGATAGTGAAGAAGGTGGAAGAATATGGAGGAATAGCTTGGCTTGCCCCGATTACAGAATGGATCTCCTACATAAACCACATGGGAAAGAAGAAGGCTTTAAGGTTTAAAAGTTATTCGAGCCTTTTTAGCATCCTACTTACCGAGTATTTCCAGAAAAAGGATGAACATGAGATGGAAAGGATCTTCCTAGAGCATATAAGCTATGGGAAAGAGCCCGAAATAGAGAGCATCCTAAAGAAGGCGAGTCCGTACATACACGAGAGTTTTGAGGGTGAGGCTATCCTTACGGTTGGAAAATCGATAGACTTTATAGAGAAGGGTGTTTCCGGAATAATCAATGCAATGCCTTTTACGTGTATGCCAGGCACTATATCGAGTGCGATTATGAGACTTATTCAGAAAAGATACGGAGTTCCAGTTTTGAACATAGCTTTTGATGGTCAAGGCCTGTCAAACATAAATACGAGGATTGAAGCATTCATGTATCAGGTTTGGGAACACTTCGAAAGAAAGAAGCTCAAAACGAGACTTTAAATTCTTCTAGGCCTTCTTGAGCTTTAAGTTGTGAAAGTAAATCACTGTAGCTAGGAGAGCCCATAAAGGCCTTTGTGTAGATCTTTCCTTTTTCAACTCCGGGCTGATCGAAGGGGTTAATTCCTAAAAGTTCGCCGAAAAGTACGATCGCCATCTCGAAAAGGTAAAATAAAGCGCCGATTGTCTCGCAAGATACATTATCGAGATCTATCTCTAATACTGGTACTCCTGCCTCACTGGCAGAGAGTTTTGTGGCCTTAAATTCAGAGAGAAAGAGTTGGCCAAATGTTCTACCGGAAAGATAATTAAGCTCATCCACGTAGGGGAAACTCATAGGAATGGGCAGATCTATAGACGGTGCAAAGATAAAGATCAAGAATTTATCTTTGGGTCCTCCCACGTAGAGTTGAAGCTGGGAATGTTGGTCAGTCACACCCCTTGCCAAAAGTGGGGTGGGCCCTTTTCCGTCTTTACCTAAGCTTTCGGCCTCAAGCTGCCTAAACCACTCTGAAAAACCGTAAAGCCTGTCACAGTAAGGCATCATCACGTGGATCTTCTTCCCCTTTTTATCCATGAGGTAAAGAAGAGCGCAAAGGAGAAGGCCAATATTCTTTTCCCCATTTGACCCTTTTATATGTTCGGCCATCTTTTTTGCACCGAGAAGAATGCTTTCGACATCTAGACCCAAAAGTAAAGAAGGAAACATACCAACGGGACTTAGAACGGAAAACCTACCACCCACATCTTCCGGAACAGAAAGGGTAAAAAGTCTTTCTTCATCGGCGATTCTCTTTAAAGATCCCCTTTTTTTGTCTGTTATCACGACTATCCTATTTTTTAGATCGGGAAGATCCTCAAGCAGCTTAAAAAAGAACATAAATTGAGTTAGTGTCTCCGGGGTTTCTCCCGACTTACTGATCACAATAAGGATCGTTTTTTCTTTATTTAGGAGTTCTGCAACCGTTTTTATCGTGAGAGGGTCTATGTTGTCCAAAATCCAGTATCTTGGTTTTTTTAAATAATTGTGATAAGGACTCAGAAGGGCATTGAATATAGCGTAGGCACCTAGGGCAGAACCTCCTATCCCCAAAAGAAGAATATCTTCTATTTGTCCATTTTTAATCTCATCTGCCTTCTGCTTCATCTCGTAGAGCTCGTATTTCTCAAAGGGAAGCCTCATAAAGGGATAGGGATTTTCGTGTAGTTTTTCGTTTAGGATTTCAAGTCTACTTATCGTTTGTGCAAGCTCCTCCTCCGAGACTCCAGAAGGGTTTTTTCTTTTTAGGCAGTAAGTGTAGTCTAGATGAATCATGTTACTCGAGAAATATTCCCATTCTTTTAAATTTCTCGTATCTTCTTTCCTTTAGCTCTTCAGGTGGAATGTTCGTCAATTCTTGAAGGTGGGCCTGGATAGCCTCTTTTGTGTTCATAAAAGTTTCACTCCAATTTCTGTGGGCTCCTCCAAAAGGTTCTTTGACTATTTGATCCACGACTTTAAGTTCGTAAAGGTCCTGGGCGGTCAACTTTAAAGATGAAGCAGCCTGGTGTGCTTTTGTCCCGTCCCTCCAAAGGATGGCAGCACACCCTTCAGGGGATATAACGGAGTAAATCGAGTTTTCGAGCATAAGAATCCTATCGGCGACCCCAATAGCCAATGCTCCACCGCTTCCTCCCTCACCTATAACTACGCTAACTATGGGTATCTCGAGGGTAAACATGAAATATATGCTTGAGGCGATCGCCTCTGCCTGTCCCCTTTCCTCTGCCCCCACACCCGGATAAGCTCCCGGTGTATCGATAAACGTGATGAGAGGTTTCTTCCACCTGTTTGCCAAATCCATTATTCTTATCGCTTTTCTATATCCTTCTGGGTGGGCCATTCCGAAATTCCTATAGGCCATCTCTTTTATGTCCCTTCCCTTTTGGTGTCCGAGAAAAGCAACAGATCTTCCGTTAAACTTCCCAAAACCACCTACTAGTGCGGGATCGTCTTTAAACTTTCTATCTCCATGAATTTCGAAATAATCGTTAAAAAGGTTACTTACGTAATCGAGAGTTCTTGGTCTATTGAGATGTCTTGAAATCTGGGTCTTCTGCCAGGGAGAGAGATCACTGTAAATCTCTTTTTCGAGTTTTGCTATTTTCCGCTCTAAGCTCCTTATCTCTTTTGCAAAGTGAGGATCGTTAGGGTCGTGAAACTTTCTTATCTCCTCTAGCCTGGCCTCAAGCGGTTTTAATTTCATCTCAAAATCGAGGTAGTGTTTCATGGAGAAACCTTATATGTTACACCAAAAGGAAAATATCTTTTTAAGATTTCAAGTCGCTCAGGATTTATCTTCAAATTTTCTACTCTTATGCTTCTTTCTTCTCCATTTTCAAGAAAGTGAATGTGAAGCTCAGAATCGCCTCTGATTGTAAAAAGGACATCTTTAAGCCTTTTTAGATCTTCTTTTTTTACAAAATTGCAATCGATAGATATATGCACCTTTTTGGTGGGACCGTTCCGTGGAAGTTCAAAAGAGCTCACGTTCTTGGCCCTTAACTTTACCACATCGTTTTCGCCTTTTTCTACTGTTCCCAGAACCACGATTGGTTTATCATCCCTCAAAAGATGGGAAACTTTTTGCAAAAGGTCAGGAAAGACTACAACTTCCACCATCCCCTTGGTGTCTTCCAAGGTAATGTATGCCATCTTTTCACCTTTTTTCGTCTTTATCTCCCTTAAAGTATTGACTATACCCACAAGTTTCACCTCATGGTCCTCTAATTCCTCGATCTCCTTAAGTTTCTGAGTATCGTAAGGCGTGATGTTTTTTATGAGTTCTGTGTAGGAACTCAAAGGATGTTCGGAAAAGTAAAATCCAAAAGCCTCTTTTTCGCCAAATAGTATCTCCTCTCTAGAGAGTTCCTCTATGTCCGGGATCGGCATAAAATGCATATCCCGCATATCGTCAAATATGGAGGGCTGTTTTTGCTTTTCGCTCTCCCTCTGGGATAGCTCGGACCTCTGGCTCAAAATGTAAAGTATTTGGGAGCGCCTAAGCCCAAAGGAATCAAAACATCCTGCCTTTGCAAGACTTTCCAAAACTTTTTTGTTTACCTTTCTCGAATCAACAATTGCGAGAAACTGCATAAGGGACTCAAACCTTCCAACCTTCTTTCTCGTCTCCAAAATGTTCTCTATTGCCGCATCTCCGACATTTTTGATACCTTCAAGTCCATATCTTATCATCCCGTCCTTTACGGTAAACGATCTATCACTCTCATTTATGTCAGGCGGTAGGACCTTGATACCCTGTTCTCGACACTCCGTTATGTACCTTAGCATGTTATCCGTGTTCGTGACCTCGCTTGTGAGAAGGGCAGCCATAAAGTATGTTGGATAATGGGCCTTAAGGTACGCGGTCTGATAAGCCACAAGTGCATAAGCTGCACTGTGAGACTTGTTAAATCCGTATTCTCCGAATCTCAAAATAACGTCGTATATTCTTTCTGCCACATCCTTTTGAACCCCGTTTCTAAGACAGCCCTCTAGAAAACTTTCCCTGTAGTTCTTTAATTCTTCCGGAATCTTCTTGCTTATAGCCTTCCTTAAAGCGTCGGCCTCCTTCATTGAAAAGCCGGCAAGCTCGGAAGCCATCCTCATTATCTGTTCCTGGTAGACTATAACTCCGTAGGTGTCGCTCAGAATAGGTCTTAGCTTTTCCACCTCAAAAGTGATAAGGGCAGGGTTATTCTTCCTCTTTATGAACTCTTCGATCATTCCGCTTGTAAGGGGGCCTGGTCTGTATAAGGCTATAAGCGCTATTATGTCTTCAAACTTTGAAGGCCTGAGTCTCACAAGAAGCTCCCTCATCCCTCTACTTTCAAGCTGGAACACCCCTGATGTGTTTCCCGACGATAGTAACTCGTATGTCTTTTTATCATCAAGGGGGATCTTGGAGATGTCAAGGTCTATGCCGTTTTCTTTTAACATTTTAACTACTGTGTCTATTATCGTGAGGGTCTTAAGTCCTAAAAAGTCGAACTTAACAAGCCCTATCTTTTCGAT encodes:
- a CDS encoding site-2 protease family protein, producing the protein MLIELLFENPLAFFCLSIPLIYAIVFHEVAHAYSAYVLGDRSQRWYGRLTLNPLKHLDPIGTLTLFLFGFGWAKPVPVNFYSLRDTKWATIFVSASGILTNILLAFFSLFLIKVLAFSFGSVPYLVLSYFARVNIILASFNLIPIPPLDGSKILMGFVSGDLKYTLIKLEPYGFYIIIALLLLGVLDPIVESIRSLIVALLELIVS
- a CDS encoding HU family DNA-binding protein, with amino-acid sequence MTKAELVSKMAESAGITKAAASKALDAFVEAVKSALKKEEKVTLVGFGTFSVVKRKARKGRNPRTGKEIKIPARTVPKFTAGKALREAV
- the hemC gene encoding hydroxymethylbilane synthase produces the protein MKKRLIVGTRGSRLALKQTEIAIEALKSLNPDIEVRVKVIKTTGDTIWDKPLHEIKGKGFFIKEIEEALIAKEIDIAVHSMKDVPTELKDGLKIAAVLERDDPRDAFVSFNYETLFELPEDSKIGTSSVRRTVQLLGLLGKVQFVPIRGNVETRIKKIATENLHGIILAYCGLKRLGLERYAKSIIPQDLLVPCAGQGAIGIEVREDSEFFDIVSRINHEKTWKEVELERKIQKLIGGGCHVPLGVNVESEGDFFTLYVFFGSQDGSTFGKIKEKGSWESADELARQLVEKLKAPRRGADTI
- the hemA gene encoding glutamyl-tRNA reductase; the protein is MQIVVLGLNHKTAPLEIREKFYLNEEKISDLTSELKRRGIREVVFLSTCNRTEVYLFSEEPEVELALVKDSLREFLKVDESILNDHTYRLYGEDAYRHLLFVACGLDSMVIGEPQILGQVKEAYRIATFNNSTGFFSNKIFHRVFSVAKRVRTETKIGYNPLSVSSMACEMAKKIFGNLKEKKILTIGAGEMTKIALKHFKKEGIAKVYIVNRTFSNAKKLAEEIVGEALPFSEMERLLTEVDLILTSTGSQEFILKKETVLKAMRIRKFKPLFIIDIALPRDVDPDVNDIENVYLFNIDDLKELSEKHLKDRMNEAQRAKEIIEEETKKLPLILDHFDTKPLIIHMINYAETMRKNEVKKALKKIESPNEALYETLDYLTRSIVKKLLHPYIELVKRNPDFETIERVKKLFRFEKNEEEAYCRNERE
- the ccsB gene encoding c-type cytochrome biogenesis protein CcsB, translating into MNIYIFYASLVFYLISTFFYLLYFALGREALEKKGFFFLLGGVSVHFLSLIVRYIEAGYTPITNLYESLSFLAFLVGSFFIFLRDAYSAKVLGSFILPAISIILIISTFLPHEIKPLPPILRSHYLPIHTIFSFIGHAVFFTSFMVSVLYLITESYIKKKRLPPFIKKLPSLELLDRINVRCISIGFPFLTTGIITGSLWASLAWGSYWSWDPKEVWSLITWLIYAILIHRRLLVGWMGRKTAYVMILGFLCILITFLGVNYLMGGRHSYL
- a CDS encoding bifunctional precorrin-2 dehydrogenase/sirohydrochlorin ferrochelatase; the encoded protein is MRSDTELKYFPLFLDLSRKRFLIVGGGKVAERKIRMLLRFKAKIKVVSPNLRKGLRLLGNKGLIEVIEKKYDPQDLDGVDFVISATNDNEINKKVVFDAKERGLLVSSVDDPSLCDFIMPSIVKRGSIVIAISTQGKLPHLSKRLKREIGKFLTKDYVKYLSKIGKLRAELISKVKEEEKRKLLFEKISGFTVEELANMSTKKIKELIAGLDKE
- a CDS encoding acylphosphatase, encoding MKERAHIIVKGIVQGVFFRHNTMKMAQKLKITGWVRNLRDGSVEIVCEGESKDIDELVKWCWIGPPGASVDSVEVKKEEYKGEFNTFEIRY